A part of Acidimicrobiales bacterium genomic DNA contains:
- a CDS encoding pentapeptide repeat-containing protein codes for MATRREPDRPGADLRDQDLHGRDLRRADLDGADAHGANLEGADLEHAQLGHADLTSSDLGRADLHGAHLRGAELAGADLVGADLHDADATAADLLLADLRDADLRGADLRGADLDGADLRGAHYDDDTRWPLGVEPDDGGAVRD; via the coding sequence GTGGCCACGCGACGCGAACCCGACCGGCCAGGTGCCGACCTCCGCGACCAGGATCTGCACGGCCGGGACCTCCGCCGGGCCGACCTCGACGGCGCCGACGCCCACGGCGCCAACCTGGAGGGTGCCGACCTCGAGCATGCCCAGCTCGGCCACGCCGACCTCACCAGCTCCGACCTCGGCCGCGCCGACCTGCACGGCGCCCACCTCCGCGGGGCCGAGCTGGCCGGTGCCGACCTGGTCGGGGCCGACCTCCACGACGCCGACGCGACCGCCGCCGACCTGCTGCTCGCCGACCTGCGCGACGCCGACCTGCGGGGGGCCGACCTGCGGGGGGCCGACCTCGACGGCGCCGACCTGCGGGGCGCGCACTACGACGACGACACCAGGTGGCCGCTGGGGGTCGAGCCCGACGACGGCGGTGCCGTCCGCGACTGA
- a CDS encoding DUF72 domain-containing protein, whose translation MRRAQPAGVARVGCSGYDYPDWRGVVYPPGLARQRWFERYAELFDTVELNATFYGLPTPAVVGSWRARAPEGFVYAVKLSRFGTHRKRLIDPGSWLPVFLERLEPLGPVLGPVLVQLPPRWRADPARLDAFLAAAPRRLRWAVEVRDPRWLCDPVFEVLRRHRAALVHHDLLPDHPDVVTAGFAYERFHGPDARRAPYAGRYPHDALDAAARRLRAHLAEGRDVFAYFNNDIGGAAVDDALALRRALGGAA comes from the coding sequence ATGAGACGGGCCCAGCCCGCGGGCGTCGCCCGCGTGGGGTGCTCCGGGTACGACTACCCGGACTGGCGGGGCGTGGTGTACCCGCCGGGGCTGGCGCGCCAGCGGTGGTTCGAGCGCTACGCCGAGCTGTTCGACACCGTGGAGCTCAACGCCACGTTCTACGGCCTCCCCACGCCGGCGGTCGTGGGGTCGTGGCGCGCCCGCGCGCCCGAGGGCTTCGTGTACGCGGTGAAGCTGAGCCGGTTCGGCACCCACCGCAAGCGGCTCATCGACCCTGGGTCGTGGCTGCCGGTGTTCCTGGAGCGGCTCGAGCCCCTGGGGCCGGTGCTCGGACCCGTGCTGGTGCAGCTCCCACCTCGTTGGCGTGCCGATCCCGCCCGCCTCGACGCCTTCCTCGCCGCCGCGCCCCGCCGCCTGCGGTGGGCGGTCGAGGTGCGCGACCCGCGCTGGCTGTGCGACCCCGTGTTCGAGGTGCTGCGCCGCCACCGCGCCGCCCTCGTCCACCACGACCTGCTCCCCGACCACCCCGACGTGGTGACGGCAGGGTTCGCGTACGAGCGCTTCCACGGCCCCGACGCGCGCCGGGCGCCGTACGCCGGTCGGTATCCGCACGACGCCCTGGACGCCGCCGCCCGGCGGCTCCGGGCCCACCTGGCCGAGGGCCGCGACGTGTTCGCCTACTTCAACAACGACATCGGGGGCGCGGCCGTGGACGACGCCCTGGCCTTGCGCCGCGCCCTCGGCGGGGCGGCGTGA